In one window of Chloroflexota bacterium DNA:
- a CDS encoding cupredoxin domain-containing protein, with amino-acid sequence MLTRPDYQSPAPPLLRAAGVLLALLVVLTACDAIGGVGGTPTPRGTSRPAATPRPTPEPTPPPGAVVLDVQDRQFSTAIIEAVAGVPTVVYFTNHDEANHNLTVYRNASLDLELFRGEIFTGPDATVIYEIPALAAGEYYFSCFVTPSMHGRFIVR; translated from the coding sequence GTGCTGACGCGCCCCGATTACCAATCCCCAGCGCCTCCGCTGCTCCGTGCAGCGGGGGTTCTGCTCGCGCTGCTCGTGGTCCTCACCGCGTGTGACGCGATAGGCGGAGTCGGTGGCACGCCCACCCCGCGCGGCACGTCGCGGCCGGCGGCCACCCCCCGGCCGACGCCCGAGCCCACGCCTCCGCCCGGGGCGGTGGTCCTCGACGTCCAGGACCGACAGTTCAGTACGGCCATCATTGAGGCCGTGGCCGGAGTGCCGACGGTGGTGTACTTCACCAACCACGACGAGGCGAACCACAACCTGACCGTCTACCGCAACGCGTCGCTGGACCTGGAGCTGTTCCGGGGCGAGATCTTCACCGGGCCCGACGCGACGGTCATCTACGAGATCCCGGCCCTCGCCGCCGGCGAGTACTACTTCTCGTGCTTCGTCACCCCCTCCATGCACGGGCGGTTCATCGTTCGCTGA
- a CDS encoding electron transfer flavoprotein subunit alpha/FixB family protein: MADVAFLAEFVDGHPTRSALELAAGAAELAAAAGGGAVGLAYGPGAADGAAGLGAAGAARVVVLGSEAAPAVTIAGPLVEAVRDAGLVAVLAPATPDGRDLSGVLVGSLGLPGFGPVRAVRMEGGAVRCEMSTLQGAMITASQPAPSAPATSVVLVSSGTYAPSEGGSGTAVVSQAPAADSPQAKVRIVETAAEAAAIAALEEAEIIVAGGRGVGSEAGFEALNQLAAVLGGVVGASRAAADAGWVPYQLQIGQTGKVVKPALYLAVGISGAIQHRVGMQAAEHIVAINRDPDAPIGEFADLFVVGDLFEIVPRLTAEIERRKGA; encoded by the coding sequence ATGGCCGACGTCGCGTTCCTGGCCGAGTTCGTCGACGGTCACCCCACGCGGTCTGCCCTCGAGCTGGCGGCCGGCGCGGCGGAGCTTGCCGCGGCCGCCGGGGGAGGGGCGGTGGGTTTGGCCTACGGACCCGGCGCTGCGGATGGCGCGGCGGGCCTGGGAGCGGCCGGGGCGGCCCGGGTCGTCGTGCTCGGCTCGGAGGCCGCACCGGCGGTCACGATCGCGGGCCCCCTCGTCGAAGCGGTCCGCGACGCGGGCCTGGTGGCCGTCCTCGCCCCTGCCACGCCCGACGGCCGTGACCTGTCCGGGGTCCTGGTCGGGTCCCTCGGACTGCCCGGTTTCGGGCCGGTTCGGGCAGTACGAATGGAGGGTGGCGCAGTCCGGTGCGAGATGTCCACGCTTCAGGGTGCAATGATCACTGCGTCCCAGCCGGCGCCATCCGCGCCGGCGACGTCCGTTGTGCTGGTCAGCTCCGGCACCTACGCCCCATCTGAGGGCGGCAGCGGGACGGCCGTGGTCAGCCAGGCCCCGGCCGCCGACAGCCCGCAGGCCAAGGTCCGCATTGTGGAGACTGCCGCGGAGGCTGCCGCCATCGCCGCTCTCGAGGAGGCGGAGATTATCGTCGCCGGCGGTCGAGGGGTGGGCAGCGAGGCCGGCTTCGAGGCCCTGAACCAGCTGGCGGCCGTATTGGGCGGTGTGGTTGGCGCCAGCCGAGCAGCGGCTGATGCGGGATGGGTACCGTATCAGCTGCAGATCGGTCAGACTGGAAAGGTCGTGAAACCCGCCCTCTACCTGGCCGTCGGCATCAGCGGCGCCATCCAGCACCGGGTGGGGATGCAGGCTGCGGAGCACATCGTGGCCATCAACCGCGATCCCGATGCGCCCATCGGCGAGTTCGCTGACCTGTTCGTCGTGGGCGACCTGTTCGAGATCGTGCCGCGCCTGACGGCAGAGATCGAACGGCGGAAGGGGGCATGA
- a CDS encoding copper resistance protein CopC: MRWALALGLLAVAGGSLAPNQIVAHAMLVDADPAPSSVIPTSPPNLVLFFSEAVDPASLSLRVLNSEQQPIAGLGTPRLDSSRQVVTASLPALEPDTYTVDFAVVSAVDGHPTASLFAFLVDPTGTRPPPATTLPAEPVTPPDPYAIAARWVATVVVLLLVGTILVWLLHRRWIGAMTAPVPWGLLASLAAVGLVSFAIHLTLAASAAFGPPGQPDGRPTVFLDFAEPFGWTPFAIAIRVAMIGLLFVFLVAGARAFRTAPAGSASAPTGNGTAALALCGAGATATILGLSLTGHAASLGGPLFGLVDAVHLLAVAAWLGALPALGLLGWRARGPTGERGEAGRRALQAHARVALVAAPVVVLTGLANSPLVVGDSRELAASGYGNLLLAKALLVSLALGLGAANFFLARNRGGRSMAGIVGLELAVAAFAVAVGVTMVSLPPATDRPPSTVDPRLGVAHLYGEGGGSSVHGIVDLPEPGVQFYSFAVSDPTTGAGRDDVAQVAISFIPPAGSDLPTDVALAERGSQPWIWELQGAYTPVVGTWELEVLVRRGRLEEDHVRFPLAVRQVLRPAALPPSTTGSLILGAIAAPTSGLPSGAGGWALPIGLLAGAAALMAVERSRMRSGRLPWRPGRRLRLAALLAAVAIGTSLVARDAVAFANRPPDLWRAAVNPLAGDQAAAAAGESLYRANCASCHGADGAGDGPAVGGLIRRPDDLARIVPRRLDGELAWTLAAGVAGTQMPAFGTTLLEGERWELVSFLRSHWPPAPE, encoded by the coding sequence ATGCGATGGGCATTGGCGCTCGGGCTGCTCGCGGTCGCCGGCGGCAGCCTGGCGCCGAATCAGATCGTCGCGCACGCGATGTTGGTCGACGCCGATCCGGCGCCCAGCAGCGTGATCCCGACGTCGCCGCCCAACCTGGTGCTGTTCTTCAGCGAGGCGGTCGATCCGGCCTCGCTCAGCCTGCGGGTCCTCAACTCCGAGCAGCAGCCCATCGCCGGCCTCGGGACCCCGCGCCTGGATTCCAGCCGCCAGGTCGTGACGGCCTCGCTGCCCGCCCTGGAGCCCGACACATACACGGTCGATTTCGCGGTCGTGTCGGCCGTGGACGGGCATCCCACCGCCAGCCTGTTTGCGTTCCTGGTGGATCCGACGGGCACACGACCACCGCCCGCCACAACTCTGCCCGCAGAGCCCGTCACGCCCCCCGATCCATATGCCATTGCCGCCCGCTGGGTGGCGACCGTGGTCGTCCTGCTGCTGGTCGGCACGATCCTGGTCTGGCTCCTGCACCGGCGCTGGATCGGCGCCATGACCGCGCCGGTCCCATGGGGACTCCTCGCCTCGCTGGCTGCGGTTGGCCTGGTGTCGTTCGCCATCCATCTCACGCTGGCCGCGAGCGCCGCCTTCGGGCCGCCCGGACAGCCCGACGGGCGTCCGACTGTGTTTCTCGACTTCGCCGAGCCGTTCGGCTGGACGCCGTTCGCCATCGCGATACGGGTCGCGATGATCGGCCTGCTGTTCGTGTTCCTGGTAGCCGGGGCCCGAGCCTTCCGAACCGCACCCGCTGGGTCTGCTTCGGCCCCGACCGGCAACGGAACGGCGGCCCTGGCACTGTGTGGGGCGGGGGCGACGGCCACCATCCTTGGACTGAGCCTCACCGGACATGCCGCGTCGCTGGGTGGCCCGCTGTTTGGCCTGGTCGATGCGGTCCATCTGCTGGCCGTTGCGGCGTGGCTGGGAGCACTGCCGGCACTGGGGCTTTTGGGCTGGCGGGCACGCGGCCCGACCGGCGAGCGCGGTGAGGCCGGACGGCGCGCGCTCCAGGCGCACGCCCGCGTGGCGCTGGTCGCGGCGCCGGTGGTGGTCCTGACCGGGCTCGCCAACTCACCATTGGTGGTCGGCGATTCCCGGGAGCTGGCCGCCTCCGGGTACGGAAACCTGCTGCTCGCCAAGGCCCTGCTGGTATCGCTGGCGCTCGGTCTCGGAGCGGCCAACTTCTTCCTGGCTCGCAACCGGGGCGGCCGTTCGATGGCCGGAATCGTCGGTTTGGAGCTGGCGGTGGCGGCCTTCGCAGTCGCAGTGGGCGTGACCATGGTCAGCCTGCCCCCGGCCACGGACCGCCCGCCGTCGACCGTCGATCCGCGGCTGGGCGTCGCCCACCTGTACGGCGAGGGCGGCGGGTCGAGCGTGCACGGCATCGTGGATCTGCCCGAGCCGGGGGTGCAGTTCTACTCGTTCGCGGTCAGCGACCCAACCACCGGCGCGGGCCGCGACGACGTGGCCCAGGTCGCCATCAGCTTCATCCCACCGGCCGGGTCCGATCTCCCAACCGATGTGGCGCTCGCCGAGAGGGGCAGCCAGCCGTGGATCTGGGAGCTCCAGGGCGCGTATACGCCGGTGGTGGGGACCTGGGAGCTGGAAGTCCTCGTCCGCCGCGGCCGGCTCGAGGAGGACCACGTGCGCTTCCCGCTCGCCGTGCGACAGGTCCTGCGCCCGGCGGCACTCCCGCCGTCGACCACCGGAAGCCTGATCCTGGGCGCGATCGCCGCGCCGACCAGCGGTCTGCCGTCGGGAGCCGGCGGGTGGGCGCTGCCGATCGGTCTGCTGGCGGGCGCCGCCGCCTTGATGGCTGTTGAACGGAGCCGGATGCGCAGCGGTCGACTCCCGTGGCGCCCGGGCCGGCGCCTGCGACTCGCCGCCCTGCTGGCCGCGGTCGCGATCGGAACGTCGCTCGTGGCGCGCGACGCTGTCGCCTTCGCCAACCGGCCGCCGGACCTCTGGCGGGCGGCCGTCAACCCATTGGCGGGCGACCAAGCGGCCGCCGCCGCCGGTGAGTCGCTGTACCGCGCCAACTGCGCCAGCTGCCACGGCGCGGATGGGGCCGGTGACGGCCCGGCGGTCGGCGGCCTGATTCGCCGGCCGGACGACCTGGCGCGCATTGTCCCGCGGCGGCTCGACGGGGAGCTGGCCTGGACGCTGGCAGCCGGCGTGGCCGGTACCCAGATGCCGGCATTTGGCACTACCCTGTTGGAAGGCGAGCGCTGGGAGCTGGTGAGCTTCCTTCGCTCGCATTGGCCGCCCGCACCGGAGTGA
- the dcd gene encoding dCTP deaminase produces MILSDRDIRAELAAGRIVIDPFDPDAVQPSSVDLHLDRSFRVFRNTRYPFIDVREEQPDLTELVTIAGDEPFILHPGEFVLGSTFERVALPDDLVARLEGKSSLGRLGLLIHSTAGYVDPGWDGHLTLELSNVANLPITLLDGMKIGQISFQRLSSPVDRAYGDPALGSRYRGQTEPTASRYFADFERGRARRADRD; encoded by the coding sequence GTGATCCTGTCCGACCGGGACATCCGGGCGGAGCTGGCGGCCGGCCGGATCGTCATCGACCCGTTCGACCCCGACGCGGTCCAACCCTCAAGCGTAGACCTGCACCTGGACCGCTCGTTTCGCGTGTTCCGCAACACGCGCTACCCGTTCATCGACGTCCGCGAGGAGCAGCCGGACCTCACCGAACTGGTCACGATCGCCGGTGACGAACCGTTCATCCTGCATCCCGGCGAGTTCGTCTTGGGCTCGACCTTCGAGCGCGTCGCGCTGCCCGACGACCTGGTCGCCCGCCTTGAGGGCAAGTCCAGCCTGGGCCGGCTGGGACTCCTCATCCACTCCACCGCCGGCTACGTCGATCCCGGCTGGGACGGCCACCTGACGCTCGAGCTGTCGAACGTGGCCAACCTGCCGATTACCCTGCTGGACGGGATGAAGATCGGCCAGATCAGCTTCCAGCGCCTGAGCAGCCCGGTCGATCGGGCGTACGGCGACCCCGCCCTCGGCTCGCGCTACCGCGGCCAGACCGAACCCACCGCCAGCCGCTACTTCGCCGATTTCGAGCGCGGCCGCGCGCGACGCGCCGACCGCGACTGA
- the nrdR gene encoding transcriptional regulator NrdR has translation MRCPRCNESGTRVIDSRDLENGSSIRRRRECETCAFRFTTYERPEGARLIVVKRDGSREEFERAKVLAGLMKACEKRPVTLARLEAAADEIEARLRERGDGEVSSKDVGKLATEALRGIDQLAYIRFASVYHSYEDLGTLKREVDRLIRQRSGPSE, from the coding sequence ATGCGCTGTCCGCGCTGCAACGAGTCGGGAACGCGCGTCATCGACTCTCGTGACCTGGAGAACGGCAGCAGCATCCGCCGCCGTCGCGAATGCGAGACGTGCGCCTTTCGGTTCACGACCTACGAACGCCCCGAGGGGGCGCGGCTGATCGTCGTCAAGCGCGACGGGTCGCGGGAGGAGTTCGAGCGCGCCAAGGTGCTGGCTGGTCTCATGAAGGCCTGCGAGAAGCGACCGGTGACCCTGGCCCGCCTGGAAGCGGCGGCCGATGAGATCGAAGCCCGCCTCCGCGAGCGCGGGGACGGCGAGGTCAGCTCCAAGGACGTCGGCAAGCTGGCCACCGAGGCACTGCGCGGGATCGACCAGCTGGCCTACATCCGGTTCGCATCGGTCTATCACAGCTACGAGGACCTCGGGACGCTCAAGCGGGAGGTGGACCGCCTCATCCGTCAGCGGAGCGGGCCCAGCGAGTGA
- a CDS encoding cupredoxin domain-containing protein, with product MRARLGIGLVLLLVACGGAASPTGSVECRESVNGVLTVTADSLAFDTGCLALPAGEAVTIRLVNAEGAEPHVVAIYTDSSRSRQLFSGDIVDGGESIDYQIDALEAGTYYFDCTIHPAMNGSVVVQ from the coding sequence GTGCGCGCCCGTCTCGGTATTGGACTCGTCCTGCTGCTCGTTGCTTGCGGCGGCGCCGCCAGCCCCACAGGCTCGGTCGAGTGCCGCGAATCGGTGAACGGGGTGCTCACTGTGACGGCCGATTCGCTGGCCTTCGACACGGGCTGCCTGGCCCTGCCGGCCGGTGAGGCGGTCACCATCCGCCTCGTCAACGCCGAGGGCGCCGAGCCCCACGTCGTGGCCATCTACACCGACTCGTCCAGGTCGAGGCAGTTGTTCAGCGGCGATATCGTCGACGGCGGCGAGTCGATCGACTACCAGATCGATGCGCTCGAGGCGGGGACGTACTACTTCGACTGCACCATCCACCCGGCCATGAATGGCAGCGTGGTGGTCCAATAG
- a CDS encoding cytochrome c biogenesis protein CcdA has product MELSLALAFAAGVVSFLTPCVLALVPVYIAFLAEAAVSAPAPSATGAAVARSRAIGSGSVLSQAVLFTLGFSAVFVLLGVSAGLLGATLFRDPLVRQLVGVVIIVLGVLMTGALGPVLDRLPGFAPSVELPAGRAARAVGLGSLVAVGWTPCIGPVLGAILAMGASTQDVGAAAVLLVAYAAGLAVPFLVAAAFLPRILPALRWLRSHERPIRVVAGLAVVGVGVLVFFDAFTRLAGLFGEFFL; this is encoded by the coding sequence ATGGAACTCAGCCTGGCGTTGGCGTTCGCCGCAGGGGTCGTCTCGTTCCTGACCCCGTGCGTGCTGGCCCTGGTGCCGGTCTACATTGCCTTCCTGGCCGAGGCTGCGGTGAGCGCACCAGCGCCAAGCGCCACCGGTGCCGCGGTGGCCCGGAGCCGGGCAATCGGCTCAGGCTCGGTCCTTTCCCAGGCCGTGCTGTTCACGCTCGGCTTCAGCGCGGTGTTTGTCCTGCTCGGCGTTTCGGCAGGCCTGCTGGGGGCGACTCTCTTCCGCGACCCGCTGGTCCGGCAGCTGGTCGGAGTCGTGATCATCGTCCTCGGCGTCCTCATGACCGGGGCGTTGGGCCCCGTCCTGGATCGCCTCCCGGGATTTGCCCCCAGCGTCGAGCTGCCCGCGGGACGCGCGGCCCGGGCCGTGGGCCTGGGGTCGCTGGTGGCCGTTGGCTGGACCCCCTGCATCGGACCGGTGCTCGGCGCGATCCTGGCCATGGGCGCGTCCACCCAGGACGTCGGGGCGGCGGCGGTTCTGCTGGTTGCCTACGCCGCTGGGCTGGCGGTACCGTTCCTGGTGGCTGCCGCCTTCCTGCCGCGCATCCTCCCCGCGCTGCGCTGGCTACGCTCCCATGAGCGACCGATCCGGGTCGTGGCCGGGTTGGCGGTGGTGGGGGTCGGGGTCCTCGTGTTCTTCGACGCGTTCACCCGGCTGGCAGGGTTGTTCGGCGAGTTCTTCCTCTAG
- a CDS encoding MBL fold metallo-hydrolase, whose translation MPEPLYAITPPAEARPFSGGVLVRVVRAGWFRPDAGGFFGVVPQPLWSRLAQTDERGRIVCRLNLLLVEAGGKRILVETGTGLRMTARDRDIKGVEGGDPVAALQAVGEDPDRIDFVVLSHLHYDHAGGMVGADGRPAFRNARYVVQRDEARAAHGDELRLAGIMERDQLAVVQAAGQLAEVHGDVELVEGVTVARTGGHTRGSQAVLLGRAEAQGERGIFFGDLIPTRWQLPVRWTSAYDDYPIEAVEVRQALVSRAAADGWWCYFTHDPGDLPIRIEATEKGFAVRAE comes from the coding sequence ATGCCCGAGCCGCTGTACGCCATCACGCCCCCCGCCGAAGCTCGGCCCTTTTCCGGCGGGGTCCTGGTCCGGGTCGTACGGGCCGGCTGGTTCCGGCCCGACGCGGGCGGCTTCTTCGGGGTAGTGCCTCAACCCCTCTGGTCCCGCTTAGCCCAGACCGATGAGCGTGGCCGGATCGTGTGCCGGCTCAACCTCTTGCTGGTCGAGGCCGGTGGAAAGCGGATCCTGGTCGAGACCGGCACCGGGCTCCGGATGACCGCGCGCGACCGCGACATCAAGGGGGTTGAGGGCGGCGACCCGGTCGCAGCCCTGCAAGCGGTGGGCGAGGACCCGGACCGGATTGATTTCGTGGTCCTCAGCCACCTCCACTACGACCACGCCGGGGGCATGGTCGGGGCCGATGGGCGGCCTGCGTTTCGGAACGCCCGGTACGTCGTCCAGCGCGACGAGGCTCGGGCGGCGCACGGTGACGAGCTGCGCCTGGCCGGGATCATGGAGCGCGACCAGCTGGCCGTGGTCCAGGCCGCGGGGCAGCTGGCCGAGGTCCATGGCGACGTCGAGCTGGTGGAAGGGGTGACCGTTGCCCGCACCGGCGGCCACACGCGCGGGTCGCAGGCAGTTCTACTGGGCCGTGCCGAGGCCCAGGGGGAGCGGGGCATCTTCTTCGGCGACCTGATTCCCACTCGCTGGCAGCTCCCCGTGCGCTGGACGAGCGCCTACGACGACTATCCCATCGAGGCCGTGGAGGTCCGGCAAGCGCTCGTCAGCCGCGCCGCGGCGGACGGCTGGTGGTGCTACTTCACCCACGATCCGGGCGACCTGCCCATCCGGATTGAGGCCACGGAGAAGGGGTTCGCGGTCCGCGCCGAGTGA
- a CDS encoding glutaredoxin family protein, producing the protein MATPASVLVLYVRPNCHLCADAGILLDELIGPDGYRVVDVEADADLLPRYAGRVPVVAVDGVDRLEAPITGPDLLDLMAEMEASV; encoded by the coding sequence GTGGCGACCCCGGCATCGGTCCTGGTCCTGTACGTCCGGCCCAACTGCCACCTGTGCGCCGATGCGGGCATCCTCCTCGACGAGCTGATCGGACCCGATGGGTACCGGGTAGTCGACGTCGAGGCCGATGCGGACCTGCTGCCGCGCTACGCGGGACGGGTGCCAGTGGTCGCCGTCGACGGCGTGGATCGGCTGGAGGCCCCGATCACCGGCCCCGACCTGCTGGACCTGATGGCCGAAATGGAAGCATCGGTCTGA
- a CDS encoding electron transfer flavoprotein subunit beta/FixA family protein, producing MKIVVCVKQVPATTAEKRYTSELRLDRAATEAVINPLDEYAIEQALRLKEGGVVDEVVYLSMGPDSASEALRRSLAMGGDGGVLVTDPALAGADEWVTARVLAAALDKLAPEVSLMGMASDDARGSLVPGAVAAIRGVPLLAYGSELRLTDGAAQIRRLNPTGFDLLEAPLPVVASVTDQVGEPRYASLKGIMAARRMELTTWALADLGLDPADLAPLTRVVAADPPPAKPPAQVISGVAPDEAASRVADWLAERKLIA from the coding sequence GTGAAGATCGTGGTCTGCGTCAAGCAGGTGCCGGCCACCACCGCCGAGAAGCGCTACACCTCGGAACTCAGGTTGGACCGCGCGGCGACCGAGGCGGTCATCAACCCCCTGGACGAGTACGCCATCGAGCAGGCCCTGCGCCTGAAGGAGGGCGGGGTTGTGGACGAGGTCGTGTACCTATCCATGGGCCCCGATTCGGCGTCCGAGGCGCTCCGCCGGTCTCTGGCCATGGGGGGCGACGGGGGAGTGCTGGTCACCGACCCTGCGCTGGCCGGCGCCGACGAGTGGGTGACCGCCCGGGTCCTGGCCGCCGCTCTGGACAAGCTGGCTCCCGAGGTGTCGCTGATGGGCATGGCCTCCGACGACGCGCGCGGCTCGTTGGTCCCCGGTGCGGTGGCCGCCATCCGCGGCGTGCCGCTGCTGGCCTACGGCTCCGAGCTGCGCCTGACCGATGGCGCCGCGCAGATCCGCCGTCTGAACCCGACCGGTTTCGACCTCCTGGAGGCCCCGTTGCCGGTCGTGGCCAGCGTCACCGACCAGGTGGGGGAGCCGCGGTACGCCAGCCTGAAGGGGATCATGGCCGCCCGTCGCATGGAGCTCACGACCTGGGCGCTGGCGGATCTTGGGCTGGATCCCGCCGATCTGGCACCGCTGACCCGGGTGGTGGCCGCGGACCCGCCGCCGGCCAAGCCGCCCGCCCAGGTCATCTCCGGCGTGGCGCCCGATGAAGCGGCGTCGCGGGTTGCCGACTGGCTGGCCGAGCGGAAGCTGATCGCCTGA
- a CDS encoding nuclear transport factor 2 family protein produces MEMRTKDDPLAVFERLVQAQNAHDLEAMLACFDPGYRSEQPAHPARTFTGTDQVRKNWAALLTAIRDFRADVLRTAVKGDTLWAEAHWSGTKADGSPLHEMIVTIFGLRDGRIVWGRLYGEEVEREGSDIDETVRRISGTGGDVPSRD; encoded by the coding sequence ATGGAAATGCGAACGAAGGATGACCCGCTGGCCGTGTTCGAGCGGCTCGTCCAGGCGCAGAACGCGCACGACCTGGAGGCGATGCTCGCGTGCTTCGATCCAGGCTACCGAAGCGAGCAGCCGGCGCACCCTGCCCGGACGTTCACGGGCACGGACCAGGTGCGGAAGAACTGGGCGGCGCTGCTGACCGCCATCCGTGACTTCCGCGCGGACGTGCTCCGCACCGCCGTGAAGGGCGACACGCTGTGGGCGGAAGCGCATTGGTCCGGGACAAAGGCGGACGGGTCGCCTCTCCACGAGATGATCGTCACGATCTTCGGCTTGCGCGACGGCCGCATTGTTTGGGGACGCCTGTACGGCGAGGAGGTGGAGCGAGAAGGCTCCGACATCGACGAGACGGTCCGCCGGATCTCGGGCACGGGTGGCGACGTTCCGAGCCGCGACTGA
- a CDS encoding aquaporin produces MRDWAPALVAEAIGTFLFFFIAAGAALVVTGDPAAALLVVALAHGVVLAVLVSSLGAVSGAHFNPAVTLGLWVAGKIEAAKGLAYVVAQLLGGAAAGFALAWCFTDVGPAVPALGQGVDVVTGIALEAVMTVVLLLAVFGTAVDSRGPKIGGLAIGLAVAADILFGGTLTGAAMNPARWFGPAVAAGAFDNWYVWWIGPFLGALAVALLYRYLLAPPDPA; encoded by the coding sequence ATGCGAGACTGGGCACCAGCGCTGGTCGCCGAAGCGATCGGGACGTTCCTCTTCTTCTTCATCGCCGCCGGCGCCGCGCTGGTCGTGACCGGTGACCCGGCCGCCGCGCTATTGGTGGTGGCATTGGCCCATGGCGTCGTCCTGGCCGTCCTGGTCTCCTCGCTGGGAGCCGTTTCAGGCGCTCACTTCAACCCCGCCGTGACACTGGGCCTGTGGGTGGCCGGCAAGATCGAGGCCGCGAAGGGGCTGGCCTACGTGGTCGCGCAGCTGCTGGGCGGTGCGGCGGCTGGGTTCGCGCTGGCCTGGTGCTTCACCGATGTCGGACCGGCTGTGCCGGCCCTGGGCCAGGGCGTGGACGTGGTGACGGGCATCGCACTGGAGGCGGTCATGACCGTGGTCCTGCTGCTGGCCGTGTTCGGCACCGCGGTCGATTCCCGCGGCCCAAAGATCGGGGGTCTGGCGATCGGCCTCGCGGTCGCGGCCGACATCCTGTTCGGCGGCACGCTGACCGGTGCGGCCATGAACCCCGCCCGCTGGTTCGGCCCGGCCGTCGCGGCCGGCGCCTTCGACAACTGGTACGTGTGGTGGATCGGGCCGTTCCTGGGCGCCCTCGCAGTGGCGCTCCTGTATCGGTACCTGCTCGCCCCGCCCGATCCGGCCTAG
- a CDS encoding acyl-CoA dehydrogenase family protein codes for MAPLTSTESQASATGYRLSREHDELRALVRRLAEERIAPRAAEIDEKAEFPWDLKQLLAEHDLLGTCFSERHGGTALDGIGQAIVVEEVARADATTSLIPIIQKLGALPIMLAGSEEQKDRYFPRLASGEWLPAFALTEDSAGSDVASLRMRARRDGDDYLLTGTKRFITHGSVANLLSVFALTDAEAGGRKGMSAFIVETDTPGFSVARLEHKMGIRGSPTAELTFDEVRVPAANRLGEEGDGFKIAMSTLDRSRLAIASQAVGIAQGATDAALAYAAERRQFGERIVDFQAIQFMLADMASQTEAARQLTYAACARVDDEDPNLAYWTSAAKLIAGDTAMRATTDAVQIFGGYGYITEYPVERMMRDAKITQLYEGTQQIQRLVIARRLLARAGIESRSR; via the coding sequence TTGGCCCCACTGACATCCACCGAGAGTCAGGCCTCGGCGACCGGGTATCGGCTCAGCCGTGAGCACGATGAGCTACGGGCGCTCGTTCGGCGGCTGGCCGAGGAGCGGATTGCGCCCCGGGCAGCGGAGATCGACGAGAAGGCGGAGTTCCCGTGGGACCTCAAGCAGCTGCTGGCCGAGCATGACCTGCTGGGGACGTGCTTCTCCGAGCGTCACGGGGGAACCGCCCTGGACGGGATCGGGCAGGCGATCGTGGTCGAGGAGGTGGCCCGCGCCGACGCGACCACCAGCCTGATCCCGATCATCCAGAAGCTCGGCGCGCTGCCGATCATGCTGGCCGGGAGTGAGGAACAGAAGGACCGATACTTCCCGCGCTTGGCGTCCGGGGAGTGGCTTCCGGCCTTCGCCCTGACCGAGGACAGCGCGGGCAGCGACGTGGCCTCTCTCCGGATGCGCGCCCGCCGTGACGGGGACGACTACCTCCTGACCGGCACCAAGCGCTTCATCACCCATGGCTCGGTGGCCAACCTGCTCTCCGTGTTCGCCCTGACCGATGCGGAGGCCGGCGGCCGAAAAGGGATGAGCGCGTTCATCGTGGAGACCGATACGCCCGGCTTCTCGGTGGCCCGCCTGGAGCACAAGATGGGCATCCGTGGCTCGCCCACCGCCGAATTGACCTTCGACGAGGTCAGGGTTCCGGCCGCCAACCGGCTGGGCGAGGAAGGCGACGGCTTCAAGATCGCGATGTCGACCCTGGACCGATCCCGCCTGGCGATCGCCTCCCAGGCGGTGGGGATCGCCCAGGGCGCCACCGATGCGGCCCTGGCCTACGCCGCCGAGCGGCGTCAGTTCGGGGAGCGGATCGTCGACTTCCAGGCCATCCAGTTCATGCTGGCCGACATGGCGTCGCAGACCGAGGCCGCCCGTCAGCTGACGTACGCCGCCTGCGCCCGCGTCGACGACGAGGACCCGAACCTCGCCTACTGGACCAGCGCCGCCAAGCTCATAGCGGGCGACACGGCCATGCGGGCCACCACCGATGCGGTCCAGATCTTCGGCGGGTACGGGTACATCACCGAGTACCCGGTGGAGCGGATGATGCGGGACGCCAAGATCACCCAGCTCTACGAGGGGACACAGCAGATCCAGCGCCTGGTCATCGCTCGCCGTCTGCTGGCGCGGGCCGGCATCGAATCGCGCAGCCGGTAG